The DNA sequence GCATTCCTTCTCTGGGGAAGAAGGAAGAACTAACCCCACCTTTTTTTGACGCCTTTTTGCAGACATCCTCCCGGGGTGCCAAAACCCGGGATGACACGCATACAGGGTTCTCTCCCGCGTGGTGCCGGCCGCGTTCGGTGCGAATATGCAGGTGCCTTTCCGCGGAGTTCTGTAAAAAGAGGAAGGGGCTGAGCCCTTCATAACATGTTCGACGGTCTTTCCGCGTCAGTACCCCGCCGGACCGCCCGGTGGGGTCTCGCCCCCCACCGGAGTCTCGACGTCCACCGGATCACCTGGTGGGGTCTCGGTCATCATCGGGGTCTCGGTCTCCATTGGGGTCTCGGTCTCCATCGGGGTTGTCACCGTCTCCGTGGGGGTCGGCAGGACGCCGTCTCCACTCGGCATGGTGCATCCCGCGACCAGGATGCCGGCGCCCAGGATGAGGAGCACCGCCAGAAGGACTATGATGGGCCTCATGGAAGGGGCCCATCACACACATGTTACTTATAGTTTGTTCACCCGTGCGGGTCGCCGCCGCCAGGACCACCGTCCAGGGCACAGGACCGCCCTGCATCCCGGCCGCCCGGAGCGCGGAGGGCACCGGGGCAGGAACATTCTTCGGCTGCTTTCGGGCGCTGCGCAAGAGAAAAAGGGGAATGGTCCCCCTCGACATCACTCCACGATGAACTCGCCGTTCATGTCGGGGTGGACATCGCACTGGAAGTAGTAGGTCCCGGGTTCGGACGGTGCCGTGAAGGTGTAGGTGATCTCGGCAGGCCCGTCGATGACCTCGCCCACGAAGATCTGCTCCGCCCGGAGGGGGCTGTCGTAGACCGCAACATTGTGGGGGACGCCGTCGTCCTGGTTGTCAAAGACCATCGTCACCTCCGCCCCCGCCGGCACCGTGATCGTGCTCGTGTCGAACGCGAGGTTATCGGCGGCGATGTTCACCGTCGTCGCGGCACCGGCCGCCGTCGGGGTCGGGGTCATGTTCATGGTCTGGTTTCCGACCGGGGGAACAACCACAGGGGTCTCGTTCCCGGTCGCTGTCGGGGTCTCGTTCCCGGTCGCTGTCGGGGTCTCGTTCCCGGTCATCGTCGGCGTGGTGCTGACATTGGTGGGCGGCACGACCCTCCAGACCCTGCCGGTGCTGGTGGAGTTATCGGGTCCTCCCACATCGTTCGTCAGCACATAGAGGTCACGTTCGGCATCCTCGCCGAACCCGCGCAGGAACATGCCCAGGGTCTCGTTCTCGCCGGAGGTGATGTTCAGCGTCTGGACCTCCCACATGGCGTTCGCCTCAGGGGTCAGGTTCGCGGCGGACTGCGGTGCGGCCCATCCCGCCGGGGGTGTGGCGGCGAGGAGAGTGCCGTTGCCCACCGTCCGGCTGTCGCTCCAGTAGCCGAAGACGTACCTGCCCTCGAGATCCGGAACGGCGGTCCCGCGGTAGACGTTCCCGCCGACGACGACAATGCCGAGGTCACGGCCGCCCTCGAAGATGGGGCCGATCAGCGGCTCGTCCAGGTAGCCGGTGGTGTTGCAGGACTCCGGCGGGGCCGTGGTGGCGTTCGGGTCGAAGCAGTGCGTGCCCTCGCGGATGTTCCAGCCGTAGTTGCCGCCGTTGTAGACGACGTCCACCTCCTCAAAGAGGTTCTGGCCCGCGTCGGCGACGAAGAGCGCGTTGTTGCCGCCGGAGTCAAAGGACATGTAGGCCGGGTTCCGGAACCCGTAGGCGTAGATCTCGGGTGGGACGGATTCGTAGGCGTAGGTGTCGAGGATCTCGGTCTGGTTCTCAGCAAACGGGTTGTCGGCGGGTATGCCGTAGAGGCTGCCTGCAAACGTCGTCCACGTCGGATCAGGCGGGTTTGCGGTCCGGTTGACGCTCATGTTCTCCGTCTGGTTCATCATCGTCACATTCTGCGGGATCGTTACGTTCCCGTCGGTGACGTTCTCCACGTCGATCCGGAGCATCTTGCCGTAGATCTTCGTGAGGTCCTGGGCGTTCCCGATACCGGGGGTGTGGCCGTTCCCGACGTCGTTCGCCCTCCCGGCATCCCCGAGCGAGATGTAGAGGAAGCCGTCGGCGGGGCTGAAGGCGAGCTGGCCGCCGTTGTGGTTATGGTAGGGCTTGTCGATGTACATCAGCACCCTCTCGGAGGTTGCGTTCACCCGGTTTTGGTCTTCGGGGTCGACCTGGAACTCGGAGATGTGGTTCGTGCAGTTCCAGTCCTCGGGAGCCTCCGGCCTTAAGGGTGCGCTGTAGAAGGCGTAGACCTTGCCGTTCTCCGAGAAGTTCGGGTGGAACGCGATCGAGAGCAGGCCCCGCTCGTCGTAGGTCGGGTTGAGGTCGACCATCTTATCCCGGAGGTCCAGGAACGGCTCGGGGAGCGTGGTCCCGTTCGCGTCGACGACCTGCACCACGCCAATCTGGTCCACGACGAAGAGCCGTCCGGTCCCGTCGTCGGGCGCCGTGATCGCAAGCGGCGAGGTGAAGTTCTCCGCGACGAGTTCAAGGCCGATCTCGGTCGTGACGTTCGGGGCGGCCGTCAGGTTCGTCCGGGACGTGTTGCCCTGGAGTTCCGCGGCAAGCAGGGACCCGGCGTTCGTGAGGTCCGTTGCGTTGCCGCTCATGTTCTGCGCAGATGCGCCTTCTATACCGGTCGTCTGGTTTGAACTCTCATTGATGTTACTGACGTTGCTCGATCCCACCTGCGCTGCACCCGCACCCGCGATGAGTGCGAGGATCAGGAGGGATGCTATGACAGGGGTAACTTTTGTCATGCGAGGCAGGACAGGGTATCCGGCTTGATAAGTGTTGCGCCGGATCGACCGGCCGTACCCCGGGTCCACGGTTCAGGCGGGACCCTCATCAACACGATCCCTTCAGAAGAGGAGAGGAAGAGAGATCCGGGGGATCTCTCGTTGATGGCGGGTGCCGGTCACTCCACGATGAAGTCGCCGGTCATCTGCTGGGGGTGGACGTCGCACCGGAAGAAGTAGGTGCCGGGCTCTTCCGGCGCCGTGAAAGTGTAGGTGGTCGTCTCCGGGCCGGTGATGGTCTCGCCCACGAAGATCTCCTCGGTCGCGGAAGAGTCCGTGTAGACCGCAACATTGTGGAGGATGCCATCGTCCTGGTTGTCGAAGACCATCGTCACCTCCGCCCCCGCCGGCACCGTGATCGTGCTCGTGTCAAACGCCATGTTATCGGCGACGATATCGACTGTCGCGACCTCTCCGCCCGCTGCGGTCGTTGCTGCCGTTGTCACGCCCGTTGTCTCTGTGGCTGCCGGGGTTTCGGTCCCGGTCGGTGTTCCGGTCTCGAGTGGCGTCTCGGTCATCATCGGGGTCTCGGTCTCGAGCGGGGTCTGGGTCTCGGTCGGGGTTGTTATCGTCTCCGTGGGGGTCGGCTGGGTGCCGTCTCCACCCGGCGCGGTGCATCCCGCGACCAGCATGCCGGCGCTCACGATGAGGAGCGCCATAAGAAGGACTGCATTGGGCCTCATGAGAGAGGCGATCCCGTACATGCTATTTATAATTATCCGCGCGGAGAGGTCCGCACAGGAGAAAGGGGTGGGAGGAGCGGGACAATCCCGCTCCCCGCACGCCGGTGCGTTCCGGATCACTCCACGATGAAATCGCCGTTCATGGAGGGATGGACGTCGCACTGGAAGTAGTAGGTCCCGGGCTCTTCAGGAGCGGGGAAGGTGTAGGTGATCTCGGCGGGCCCGGTGATGATCTCGCCCACGAAGATCTGCTCCGCCCGGAGGGGACTGTCGTAGACCGCGACGTTGTGGGGGATGCCGCCGTCCTGGTTGTCGAAGACCATCGTCACGTTCGCCCCCGCCGGCACCGTGATCGTGCTCGTGTCGAACGCGAGGTTATCGGCGGAGATGTTCACCGTCGTCTCGTTCCCGGGTACCGTCGGGGCCGGAGTCACGTTCACGGTTGCTGTCGGGGTCACGTTGACCGTCGGGGTCGGTGTCATGTTCACGGTTGGCGTCGGCGTGACGTTCATCGTCGGGGTCACGTTCCCGGCCGGGGGCAGGATAGTCGGGGTCACGTTCACTGTCGGGGTTGGGGTCACGTTCCCCATCCCGCCGGGACGGAGCGCAATGACCTGGGCCATCTCCCCGACGCCGCAGGGCCAGACGATGGTGTCGTTCGCAACCGCAGGCCAGGCGTTGATGCCCGCAGGAGCGGTGAAACTCCAGACCTCTTCACCGGTCGTCGTGTCGAATGCGTAGATCGTCCCGTTGAAGGTCGCCGTGAAGACCAGGTCGTTGACGACCGTCGCACCGCCCACGTTGATGGAGTCAAGTTTCTGATCCCAGAGGATCTTGCCGGAATAGGCCTCAACGGCCACAAGCCCGCCCGTCCCCTCGGGGACCGGCTGGATCTCAGCCTGGGGCAGGCCCTCGACGCCCAGGGAGAGCGAACTTGTCGGCGACCAGATGGTGTAGAGGTCGACGTAGGGCACGTAGACCGTGCCGTTCGCGTAGGCCATCGGGGTCTCGACCCCGCCGAGCGCTCCCGGATAGACCGTGGTGTTGCCGGGCGGCAGCGCCGCAAGCTGGTCGTTCTCGTGCCTGCCCACGACGGCGATCCAGAGGATGGCTCCGGTGTCGCGGTTGAAGGCATACACCCTCCCCATCTTCCCGGCGCTGATCACGACGTTCTGGTCCTCTCCGCTGACGTTGGCGCTGGTGAGGATCGGCGAGATCTGGAGATCGTGGTCGAAGAGGTCGTGCGGAAGCACCTGGGTGAACCAGACCATATCCCCGGTCGCATGGTCGAGCGCCATCATGGTGTTCGTGTAGAGGTTCGGGCCGGGCCGGCTTGCGGCGTTCGGGAACTCAGGAGTCCCCGCGAAGGGTGCCGGGTTCGCTATGGGCCAGTAGGTGATGCCCGTTTCCGTATCCACCGCCGGGGTGTACCAGACACCGCCGCCGCTGTTGACGTCGGGGTTGCCCCAGATGTTCACCGGGTCGTCGACCGTGCTG is a window from the Methanoculleus oceani genome containing:
- a CDS encoding PQQ-dependent sugar dehydrogenase, whose translation is MTKVTPVIASLLILALIAGAGAAQVGSSNVSNINESSNQTTGIEGASAQNMSGNATDLTNAGSLLAAELQGNTSRTNLTAAPNVTTEIGLELVAENFTSPLAITAPDDGTGRLFVVDQIGVVQVVDANGTTLPEPFLDLRDKMVDLNPTYDERGLLSIAFHPNFSENGKVYAFYSAPLRPEAPEDWNCTNHISEFQVDPEDQNRVNATSERVLMYIDKPYHNHNGGQLAFSPADGFLYISLGDAGRANDVGNGHTPGIGNAQDLTKIYGKMLRIDVENVTDGNVTIPQNVTMMNQTENMSVNRTANPPDPTWTTFAGSLYGIPADNPFAENQTEILDTYAYESVPPEIYAYGFRNPAYMSFDSGGNNALFVADAGQNLFEEVDVVYNGGNYGWNIREGTHCFDPNATTAPPESCNTTGYLDEPLIGPIFEGGRDLGIVVVGGNVYRGTAVPDLEGRYVFGYWSDSRTVGNGTLLAATPPAGWAAPQSAANLTPEANAMWEVQTLNITSGENETLGMFLRGFGEDAERDLYVLTNDVGGPDNSTSTGRVWRVVPPTNVSTTPTMTGNETPTATGNETPTATGNETPVVVPPVGNQTMNMTPTPTAAGAATTVNIAADNLAFDTSTITVPAGAEVTMVFDNQDDGVPHNVAVYDSPLRAEQIFVGEVIDGPAEITYTFTAPSEPGTYYFQCDVHPDMNGEFIVE
- a CDS encoding PQQ-binding-like beta-propeller repeat protein, encoding MQRLSRLLIITLLGCLMLFSGAVAQEENASDMSNETTDLQAAEGVPPEIMQYTADWPLPNRDYENTRATTDVSINKDNVNDLAIAWTFEINATGIFGGASSNPIIMGDTVYFQDLYADTYALNLADGSVKWEKIYNNTTVTGPNGPAVGWGKVFVTSDPFSVAALDASSGEELWSMQLINTTPLEGVIIGEGIDIQPTVYDNLVYTSTVPGRGDVFYRGGAVGYIYALDQETGEIAWNFSTVDDPVNIWGNPDVNSGGGVWYTPAVDTETGITYWPIANPAPFAGTPEFPNAASRPGPNLYTNTMMALDHATGDMVWFTQVLPHDLFDHDLQISPILTSANVSGEDQNVVISAGKMGRVYAFNRDTGAILWIAVVGRHENDQLAALPPGNTTVYPGALGGVETPMAYANGTVYVPYVDLYTIWSPTSSLSLGVEGLPQAEIQPVPEGTGGLVAVEAYSGKILWDQKLDSINVGGATVVNDLVFTATFNGTIYAFDTTTGEEVWSFTAPAGINAWPAVANDTIVWPCGVGEMAQVIALRPGGMGNVTPTPTVNVTPTILPPAGNVTPTMNVTPTPTVNMTPTPTVNVTPTATVNVTPAPTVPGNETTVNISADNLAFDTSTITVPAGANVTMVFDNQDGGIPHNVAVYDSPLRAEQIFVGEIITGPAEITYTFPAPEEPGTYYFQCDVHPSMNGDFIVE
- a CDS encoding cupredoxin domain-containing protein, whose product is MRPNAVLLMALLIVSAGMLVAGCTAPGGDGTQPTPTETITTPTETQTPLETETPMMTETPLETGTPTGTETPAATETTGVTTAATTAAGGEVATVDIVADNMAFDTSTITVPAGAEVTMVFDNQDDGILHNVAVYTDSSATEEIFVGETITGPETTTYTFTAPEEPGTYFFRCDVHPQQMTGDFIVE